From Corvus cornix cornix isolate S_Up_H32 chromosome 15, ASM73873v5, whole genome shotgun sequence, one genomic window encodes:
- the TMEM233 gene encoding transmembrane protein 233 isoform X1, which yields MSALPADADIKRALENSPETNIEDELPDGPPQPRPKNYLLLSILSCFCPAYPINIVAFVFAVMALNSYNQGDVEGSKRLGRNALWVAVASIIIGLVIIGIYCVVQFTTVTESPGANFRSHNLANRSFNSARRRQQSITLLRFDSKTGDQNYIKSDHKCHSDLGLCGNAI from the exons ATGTCCGCGCTCCCCGCCGACGCCGACATCAAGCGGGCTCTGGAGAACAGCCCCGAGACCAACATTGAGGATGAGCTGCCCGACGGGCCACCGCAGCCGCGGCCCAAGAACTACCTGCTCCTCAGCATCCTCTCCTGCTTCTGTCCCGCCTATCCCATCAACATCGTCGCCTTCGTGTTCGCCGTCATG GCTCTGAACAGTTACAACCAAGGGGACGTAGAAGGCTCCAAGAGGCTGGGTCGCAATGCGCTCTGGGTGGCGGTGGCCTCCATCATCATCGGCCTCGTCATCATTGGCATCTACTGCGTGGTTCAATTCACAACG GTAACAGAGTCCCCAGGTGCTAATTTTCGGTCTCACAATCTGGCCAACCGATCCTTTAACTCTGCAAGGAGGAGACAACAGTCAATTACTCTTCTACGGTTTGACAGTAAAACAGGTGACCAGAACTATATCAAAAGTGACCACAAATGTCATTCTGACTTGGGTCTCTGTGGG AATGCTATCTGA
- the TMEM233 gene encoding transmembrane protein 233 isoform X2, which translates to MSALPADADIKRALENSPETNIEDELPDGPPQPRPKNYLLLSILSCFCPAYPINIVAFVFAVMALNSYNQGDVEGSKRLGRNALWVAVASIIIGLVIIGIYCVVQFTTNAI; encoded by the exons ATGTCCGCGCTCCCCGCCGACGCCGACATCAAGCGGGCTCTGGAGAACAGCCCCGAGACCAACATTGAGGATGAGCTGCCCGACGGGCCACCGCAGCCGCGGCCCAAGAACTACCTGCTCCTCAGCATCCTCTCCTGCTTCTGTCCCGCCTATCCCATCAACATCGTCGCCTTCGTGTTCGCCGTCATG GCTCTGAACAGTTACAACCAAGGGGACGTAGAAGGCTCCAAGAGGCTGGGTCGCAATGCGCTCTGGGTGGCGGTGGCCTCCATCATCATCGGCCTCGTCATCATTGGCATCTACTGCGTGGTTCAATTCACAACG AATGCTATCTGA